In Zea mays cultivar B73 chromosome 7, Zm-B73-REFERENCE-NAM-5.0, whole genome shotgun sequence, the following proteins share a genomic window:
- the LOC103632744 gene encoding uncharacterized protein, translating to MFDVADMHGHHGDGRRVAAVQVIFPQSQIARGKASSAAETGSTDHVPSASSTAADSSTLADKAIAGLPPDLAEQANDSKRKAKSQDPGWKFGWWPDPSKKEFVQCIFCMKVVPSGIKRFKQHLAGRFGDTMKCARVPEVVSKDMQAYLKKNTRSALVLVDDESIEGEDDAAAAPVSKDMQAYLKKNTRSALVSQAAMSSFVVSAPPKPVTQKGSKSVAAMLCKSPEEVIAERHSNKASQSTLEHCTKKGKEVQQIVDDHVADFLYENNIPLNVVNSRSWEIMLESIGQYGPGYRGPSYHDIRVPWLERAVERTSLMTAKHEESWKEYGCSLMSDSWTDVRGRHLINFLANSPAGTHFLCSIDASSEIANANMLADLLENQIDKIGRENVVQLVTDNGANFKAAGRLLMERIPHLFWTPCAAHCLDLLLEDIGKIKYFNTCINQAKRVCRFLYKHGRLHNLMRQMIGGDLVRPGITRFATSFLTLASMLKHKNGLKSVFISNEWQQSKFSTSQEGIQAENIILSTEFWNSVEFCLRASQPILIALRIADGDETPAAPEIMAAMDKAKATIKEALKNKGKLLAEVISCFDKRWESQMEQKLYGAALFLNPGKFFDIREKDRRQAARLRSMFNDVMWKMISNEDEQTKISKQADDYERSEGECFSKAGAIRDRGKKSL from the coding sequence ATGTTTGACGTCGCAGATATGCATGGACATCATGGTGATGGACGTCGTGTTGCTGCTGTTCAAGTCATCTTCCCACAGTCCCAAATTGCCCGAGGGAAGGCGTCCTCTGCGGCTGAAACTGGCAGCACAGATCATGTTCCATCGGCGTCGTCAACTGCTGCAGACTCAAGCACGCTTGCTGACAAGGCAATAGCAGGTCTGCCTCCAGACCTTGCTGAACAAGCTAACGATTCGAAGCGGAAGGCTAAGTCACAGGACCCTGGCTGGAAGTTCGGTTGGTGGCCTGATCCGTCTAAGAAGGAGTTCGTGCAATGTATCTTTTGCATGAAAGTGGTGCCCTCTGGAATAAAGAGGTTCAAACAGCACCTCGCCGGCAGATTCGGCGACACGATGAAGTGTGCAAGGGTCCCAGAGGTTGTTTCAAAGGACATGCAAGCTTATCTTAAGAAGAACACAAGGTCTGCACTTGTTTTGGTTGACGATGAAAGTATAGAAGGAGAAGACGATGCTGCTGCTGCCCCCGTTTCAAAGGACATGCAAGCTTATCTTAAGAAGAACACAAGGTCTGCACTTGTTTCTCAAGCTGCAATGTCCTCCTTTGTTGTTTCTGCTCCTCCGAAGCCAGTTACTCAAAAAGGTAGTAAATCAGTAGCTGCCATGCTTTGCAAGAGCCCAGAAGAAGTGATTGCTGAACGGCACAGCAACAAAGCTTCCCAGTCCACTCTAGAGCACTGCACGAAGAAAGGCAAGGAGGTCCAGCAAATTGTTGATGACCACGTTGCTGATTTCTTGTACGAGAACAATATTCCGCTGAACGTGGTCAACTCAAGAAGCTGGGAGATCATGTTGGAGTCGATAGGGCAGTATGGTCCTGGCTACCGTGGCCCATCGTACCACGACATTAGGGTTCCGTGGCTTGAAAGGGCTGTCGAGAGGACATCATTAATGACGGCGAAGCATGAAGAATCGTGGAAGGAGTATGGCTGCTCATTGATGTCAGATTCATGGACAGATGTTAGAGGACGTCATCTAATCAACTTTTTGGCAAACAGTCCAGCAGGGACACACTTTTTGTGCTCTATTGATGCATCAAGTGAGATAGCTAATGCCAACATGTTGGCAGATTTGCTAGAAAATCAGATTGACAAAATTGGCAGAGAAAATGTAGTGCAATTAGTAACTGACAATGGAGCAAACTTCAAAGCTGCTGGCAGGCTTCTTATGGAGAGGATTCCACATTTGTTTTGGACACCGTGTGCTGCCCATTGTTTGGATTTGCTGCTGGAGGACATTGGGAAGATTAAGTACTTCAACACTTGCATCAACCAAGCAAAGAGGGTGTGTCGGTTCCTATACAAACATGGGAGGCTGCACAACCTTATGAGGCAAATGATTGGAGGTGACCTTGTTAGGCCCGGTATTACTAGGTTTGCCACGTCTTTTCTCACCCTGGCTAGCATGCTCAAGCATAAGAATGGTTTGAAGAGTGTGTTTATTAGTAACGAATGGCAGCAAAGCAAGTTCTCCACCAGTCAAGAAGGCATCCAAGCTGAAAATATTATCCTCTCTACAGAGTTTTGGAATAGTGTTGAGTTCTGTCTACGAGCTTCTCAACCAATTCTCATTGCCCTAAGGATTGCTGATGGTGATGAGACACCTGCTGCTCCAGAGATTATGGCAGCTATGGATAAAGCAAAAGCCACCATCAAAGAGGCATTAAAAAATAAGGGCAAATTACTTGCAGAAGTAATCTCATGTTTTGACAAAAGGTGGGAAAGTCAGATGGAGCAGAAGCTGTACGGGGCAGCCCTATTTTTGAATCCGGGCAAATTCTTTGACATAAGGGAAAAGGACAGGAGGCAGGCTGCAAGGCTAAGATCCATGTTTAACGATGTTATGTGGAAGATGATCAGTAATGAAGATGAGCAAACAAAGATTAGTAAGCAAGCAGATGACTATGAAAGGTCCGAAGGGGAATGCTTCTCGAAGGCTGGAGCAATAAGAGATAGGGGGAAAAAATCCCTGTAA
- the LOC100500963 gene encoding uncharacterized protein has product MAWPRCATTLLRRRYHDVKLPPDHPAKCPQIPDNPLRAPVSTPGPRLVLHRPVRAMRWRVLHPPMARHGCKKFQGEDGLTARGPRGSVQARAQTPAEAADLWATRHGEPPRGRKGDPATWARHPTSLRTSVSADIPQEHSANSNTSASSRLPKICKAAGWKEPSFDFEEQGPPHNRVFTCKVTVHLDELVNTIMECFSDPKPKKKAARENAAQGALWCLERSGYVKSSSDVPDLCGHQPFC; this is encoded by the exons ATGGCGTGGCCACGATGCGCGACCACCTTGCTGCGGCGGAGGTACCACGACGTGAAATTGCCGCCGGACCACCCAGCTAAGTGCCCGCAGATCCCAGACAACCCTCTCCGAGCACCAGTGAGCACCCCCGGGCCAAGGCTGGTACTCCACCGCCCCGTGAGAGCAATGCGGTGGCGCGTCCTTCACCCACCCATGGCGCGACACGGTTGCAAGAAG TTTCAGGGGGAAGATGGCCTGACAGCGCGGGGCCCTCGTGGCAGTGTCCAGGCGCGCGCGCAGACCCCAGCTGAGGCCGCTGACCTGTGGGCCACACGACACGGTGAACCCCCGCGCGGGAGAAAAGGAG ATCCGGCTACCTGGGCACGCCATCCGACCTCCCTGCGAACCTCTGTATCGGCCGATATTCCTCAAGAACACAGTGCAAACA GTAACACATCAGCAAGTTCGAGACTGCCAAAAATATGCAAGGCAGCTGGCTGGAAAGAACCATCATTTGACTTTGAAGAACAAGGACCTCCGCATAACAGAGT ATTCACATGCAAGGTGACCGTCCACCTGGATGAACTGGTCAACACCATTATGGAGTGTTTCAGCGACCCCAAACCTAAGAAGAAAGCTGCACGGGAGAACGCCGCACAAGGGGCATTATGGTGCCTTGAGCGCTCTGGTTATGTCAAGTCATCTTCAGATGTTCCTGACCTGTGCGGCCATCAGCCCTTCTGCTAG